A single genomic interval of Ictalurus furcatus strain D&B chromosome 20, Billie_1.0, whole genome shotgun sequence harbors:
- the rwdd1 gene encoding RWD domain-containing protein 1, whose protein sequence is MTDYGEEQRNELEAIQSIYPDSFTVLCEEPISFTITVSSDAGESDETVQVTLKFTYVENYPDEAPLWEIQSQENLEDRDIEDILSLLQQQAEENLGMVMIFTLVTAVQEKLNEVIDQMKIRREEEKNRKEREAEEAEKKAFQGTVVTIENFLAWKARFEREMAELKRKKQKEDEQTGKNKLTGKQLFETDRNLDTSDIQFLEDAGNSVEVDESLFQDMDDLELDEGDPDFDSLDLGSDDDD, encoded by the exons atgacagATTACGGAGAGGAGCAGCGGAATGAGCTGGAGGCGATTCAGTCCATTTATCCCGATTCATTCACAG TTCTCTGTGAAGAGCCGATAAGTTTCACCATCACAGTTTCCTCGGATGCTGGAGAGAGTGATGAGA cgGTACAGGTGACGTTGAAGTTCACCTACGTGGAGAATTACCCAGATGAAGCGCCGCTGTGGGAGATTCAATCACAGGAAAACCTGGAGGACAGGGACATTGAGGACATCCTGTCTCTGTTACAGCAGCAG gcagAGGAGAACCTGGGCATGGTGATGATCTTCACATTGGTGACAGCTGTGCAGGAGAAACTGAATGAAGTCATAGATCAGATGAAGATcagaagagaggaagaaaagaatagaaaagaaagagaggctgaAGAGGCTGAgaag AAAGCATTTCAGGGAACTGTAGTTACGATTGAGAACTTCTTGGCATGGAAGGCACGGTTTGAGCGAGAGATGgctgaactgaagaggaaaaaacagaaagaggatGAGCAGACgggaaaaaacaaactcacTG GAAAGCAGCTGTTTGAAACAGACCGGAACCTGGACACGTCGGATATTCAGTTCTTGGAGGATG cTGGAAATAGTGTGGAAGTGGATGAGTCCTTATTTCAGGACATGGACGATTTGGAGCTGGACGAAGGCGATCCTGATTTTGACTCCCTGGATTTgggcagtgatgatgatgattaa
- the zufsp gene encoding zinc finger-containing ubiquitin peptidase 1 isoform X1, whose product MPVCDICSEKLSCDSALKNHLLLTHLEDEVACPLCSLSGVSYDELNFHINTAHSETGREHTPATGEPGYLEGESETGAGLSTVSHLPETHNAVKKQMLRPAGETSGNDGTHEKTREDNMMEPHTSKHRRLSSPSKGRTFSCPLCNLVCTDCFVLQEHVELHLQDQAVSDGAVHVCPMCEVVCDDSCSLQEHVELHLNCSPAGDFYGDMRFAQQLQDEDKRQRKEEEAKREAEEFTKLQRQFGLDNGGGYRKQMERSMERAVSRGHMTPTEFHMKRLEMMETLAAGMDDGQTRTTGLLSALYSFYQRERQDGSRVWLCSESEHFSSSDGDRGWGCGYRNFQMLLSSLKRLEQYTTLHTLPDSFPSIPRVQALVESAWAEGIDPQGASQFNGKLKGTRAWIGATEIYAVLTSLQLRARVVDFHQPTGPGDTHPRLFQWVKNYFSLPSSTGPRVPPRVVKTNLPPIYLQHQGHSRSIVGVEERRNGSICVVVFDPGCSPAEMRKLLNPNASSTHFNRLRKFPAHLKRQQYQVVVVEGVLSEEEKRERVINSRTFQAERIP is encoded by the exons ATGCCGGTGTGTGATATCTGCAGTGAAAAGCTGTCATGTGACTCGGCGCTGAAGAATCACCTGCTCCTGACACACCTGGAGGATGAAGTGGCATGTCCACTCTGCTCGCTCTCAGGTGTCTCTTACGACGAGCTGAACTTCCATATCAACACAgcacacagtgagacaggtaGGGAACACACACCTGCTACAGGTGAGCCAGGATATCTAGAGGGTGAATCAGAGACAGGAGCAGGTTTATCTACCGTGTCCCACTTACCAGAAACTCATAATGCAGTGAAAAAGCAGATGCTTAGACCTGCAGGAGAAACCAGTGGCAATGATGGAACACATGAAAAGACTCGAGAAGACAATATGATGGAGCCTCACACTTCAAAACACAGACGCTTGTCCTCCCCGAGCAAAG GCAGGACGTTCTCTTGTCCGCTGTGTAATCTGGTCTGCACTGATTGTTTTGTGCTGCAGGAACACGTGGAGCTTCATCTCCAGGACCAAGCTGTTTCGGATG gagCAGTGCATGTGTGTCCCAtgtgtgaggtggtgtgtgaTGACAGCTGTTCTCTGCAGGAACATGTAGAGCTTCACCTGAACTGTAGccctgcag GGGATTTTTATGGAGACATGCGATTTGCTCAGCAGCTGCAGGACGAAGACAAGCGCCAGAGGAAGGAGGAAGAGGCTAAACGTGAGGCTGAGGAGTTCACAAAGCTACAG agGCAGTTTGGGCTGGATAATGGCGGTGGTTATCGTAAGCAGATGGAGAGGAGCATGGAGCGAGCTGTGTCCCGAGGTCACATGACTCCGACTGAGTTTCACATGAAGCGTTTGGAGATGATGGAGACTCTAGCTGCAGGAATGGATGACGGCCAAACCAGAACCACGG GACTGCTGTCAGCACTGTATAGCTTTTACCAGCGTGAGCGTCAGGATGGGTCCCGTGTGTGGCTGTGTTCCGAGTCAGAACACTTTTCCTCCTCAGACGGAGACCGAGGCTGGGGCTGTGGCTACAGAAACTTCCAGATGCTTCTGTCCTCATTAAAGAGACTGGAACAgtacaccacactacacacccttcctg ACTCATTTCCCAGCATCCCGCGGGTGCAGGCTCTGGTCGAATCAGCATGGGCAGAGGGCATCGATCCTCAGGGTGCATCTCAGTTCAACGGGAAACTGAAGGGCACTCGTGCCTGGATTGGAGCCACAGAGATCTACGCTGTACTTACCTCCCTCcaactgag GGCACGTGTCGTAGACTTCCACCAGCCCACCGGTCCAGGTGACACACACCCACGACTTTTCCAGTGGGTCAAGAATTATTTCTCCCTCCCGTCCAGCACAGGTCCCAGAGTTCCACCCAGAGTAGTGAAGACGAACCTGCCACCAATCTACCTCCAACACCAAG gtcaCAGCCGCTCCATAGTTGGTGTGGAAGAGAGGAGGAACGGCAGTATatgtgtggtggtgtttgatCCAGGCTGCTCTCCAGCTGAAATGAGGAAGCTTCTAAATCCAAATGCAAGCTCCACCCACTTTAATCGTCTGCGTAAATTCCCCGCCCACCTCAAACGCCAGCAGTAccaagtggtggtggtggaaggAGTGCTGTCTGAAGAGGAGAAACGG GAGCGTGTTATTAACTCAAGAACATTTCAAGCTGAAAGAATTCCCTAA
- the zufsp gene encoding zinc finger-containing ubiquitin peptidase 1 isoform X3, with amino-acid sequence MPVCDICSEKLSCDSALKNHLLLTHLEDEVACPLCSLSGVSYDELNFHINTAHSETGREHTPATGEPGYLEGESETGAGLSTVSHLPETHNAVKKQMLRPAGETSGNDGTHEKTREDNMMEPHTSKHRRLSSPSKGRTFSCPLCNLVCTDCFVLQEHVELHLQDQAVSDGAVHVCPMCEVVCDDSCSLQEHVELHLNCSPAGDFYGDMRFAQQLQDEDKRQRKEEEAKREAEEFTKLQRQFGLDNGGGYRKQMERSMERAVSRGHMTPTEFHMKRLEMMETLAAGMDDGQTRTTDGDRGWGCGYRNFQMLLSSLKRLEQYTTLHTLPDSFPSIPRVQALVESAWAEGIDPQGASQFNGKLKGTRAWIGATEIYAVLTSLQLRARVVDFHQPTGPGDTHPRLFQWVKNYFSLPSSTGPRVPPRVVKTNLPPIYLQHQGHSRSIVGVEERRNGSICVVVFDPGCSPAEMRKLLNPNASSTHFNRLRKFPAHLKRQQYQVVVVEGVLSEEEKRERVINSRTFQAERIP; translated from the exons ATGCCGGTGTGTGATATCTGCAGTGAAAAGCTGTCATGTGACTCGGCGCTGAAGAATCACCTGCTCCTGACACACCTGGAGGATGAAGTGGCATGTCCACTCTGCTCGCTCTCAGGTGTCTCTTACGACGAGCTGAACTTCCATATCAACACAgcacacagtgagacaggtaGGGAACACACACCTGCTACAGGTGAGCCAGGATATCTAGAGGGTGAATCAGAGACAGGAGCAGGTTTATCTACCGTGTCCCACTTACCAGAAACTCATAATGCAGTGAAAAAGCAGATGCTTAGACCTGCAGGAGAAACCAGTGGCAATGATGGAACACATGAAAAGACTCGAGAAGACAATATGATGGAGCCTCACACTTCAAAACACAGACGCTTGTCCTCCCCGAGCAAAG GCAGGACGTTCTCTTGTCCGCTGTGTAATCTGGTCTGCACTGATTGTTTTGTGCTGCAGGAACACGTGGAGCTTCATCTCCAGGACCAAGCTGTTTCGGATG gagCAGTGCATGTGTGTCCCAtgtgtgaggtggtgtgtgaTGACAGCTGTTCTCTGCAGGAACATGTAGAGCTTCACCTGAACTGTAGccctgcag GGGATTTTTATGGAGACATGCGATTTGCTCAGCAGCTGCAGGACGAAGACAAGCGCCAGAGGAAGGAGGAAGAGGCTAAACGTGAGGCTGAGGAGTTCACAAAGCTACAG agGCAGTTTGGGCTGGATAATGGCGGTGGTTATCGTAAGCAGATGGAGAGGAGCATGGAGCGAGCTGTGTCCCGAGGTCACATGACTCCGACTGAGTTTCACATGAAGCGTTTGGAGATGATGGAGACTCTAGCTGCAGGAATGGATGACGGCCAAACCAGAACCACGG ACGGAGACCGAGGCTGGGGCTGTGGCTACAGAAACTTCCAGATGCTTCTGTCCTCATTAAAGAGACTGGAACAgtacaccacactacacacccttcctg ACTCATTTCCCAGCATCCCGCGGGTGCAGGCTCTGGTCGAATCAGCATGGGCAGAGGGCATCGATCCTCAGGGTGCATCTCAGTTCAACGGGAAACTGAAGGGCACTCGTGCCTGGATTGGAGCCACAGAGATCTACGCTGTACTTACCTCCCTCcaactgag GGCACGTGTCGTAGACTTCCACCAGCCCACCGGTCCAGGTGACACACACCCACGACTTTTCCAGTGGGTCAAGAATTATTTCTCCCTCCCGTCCAGCACAGGTCCCAGAGTTCCACCCAGAGTAGTGAAGACGAACCTGCCACCAATCTACCTCCAACACCAAG gtcaCAGCCGCTCCATAGTTGGTGTGGAAGAGAGGAGGAACGGCAGTATatgtgtggtggtgtttgatCCAGGCTGCTCTCCAGCTGAAATGAGGAAGCTTCTAAATCCAAATGCAAGCTCCACCCACTTTAATCGTCTGCGTAAATTCCCCGCCCACCTCAAACGCCAGCAGTAccaagtggtggtggtggaaggAGTGCTGTCTGAAGAGGAGAAACGG GAGCGTGTTATTAACTCAAGAACATTTCAAGCTGAAAGAATTCCCTAA
- the zufsp gene encoding zinc finger-containing ubiquitin peptidase 1 isoform X2, with amino-acid sequence MPVCDICSEKLSCDSALKNHLLLTHLEDEVACPLCSLSGVSYDELNFHINTAHSETETHNAVKKQMLRPAGETSGNDGTHEKTREDNMMEPHTSKHRRLSSPSKGRTFSCPLCNLVCTDCFVLQEHVELHLQDQAVSDGAVHVCPMCEVVCDDSCSLQEHVELHLNCSPAGDFYGDMRFAQQLQDEDKRQRKEEEAKREAEEFTKLQRQFGLDNGGGYRKQMERSMERAVSRGHMTPTEFHMKRLEMMETLAAGMDDGQTRTTGLLSALYSFYQRERQDGSRVWLCSESEHFSSSDGDRGWGCGYRNFQMLLSSLKRLEQYTTLHTLPDSFPSIPRVQALVESAWAEGIDPQGASQFNGKLKGTRAWIGATEIYAVLTSLQLRARVVDFHQPTGPGDTHPRLFQWVKNYFSLPSSTGPRVPPRVVKTNLPPIYLQHQGHSRSIVGVEERRNGSICVVVFDPGCSPAEMRKLLNPNASSTHFNRLRKFPAHLKRQQYQVVVVEGVLSEEEKRERVINSRTFQAERIP; translated from the exons ATGCCGGTGTGTGATATCTGCAGTGAAAAGCTGTCATGTGACTCGGCGCTGAAGAATCACCTGCTCCTGACACACCTGGAGGATGAAGTGGCATGTCCACTCTGCTCGCTCTCAGGTGTCTCTTACGACGAGCTGAACTTCCATATCAACACAgcacacagtgagacag AAACTCATAATGCAGTGAAAAAGCAGATGCTTAGACCTGCAGGAGAAACCAGTGGCAATGATGGAACACATGAAAAGACTCGAGAAGACAATATGATGGAGCCTCACACTTCAAAACACAGACGCTTGTCCTCCCCGAGCAAAG GCAGGACGTTCTCTTGTCCGCTGTGTAATCTGGTCTGCACTGATTGTTTTGTGCTGCAGGAACACGTGGAGCTTCATCTCCAGGACCAAGCTGTTTCGGATG gagCAGTGCATGTGTGTCCCAtgtgtgaggtggtgtgtgaTGACAGCTGTTCTCTGCAGGAACATGTAGAGCTTCACCTGAACTGTAGccctgcag GGGATTTTTATGGAGACATGCGATTTGCTCAGCAGCTGCAGGACGAAGACAAGCGCCAGAGGAAGGAGGAAGAGGCTAAACGTGAGGCTGAGGAGTTCACAAAGCTACAG agGCAGTTTGGGCTGGATAATGGCGGTGGTTATCGTAAGCAGATGGAGAGGAGCATGGAGCGAGCTGTGTCCCGAGGTCACATGACTCCGACTGAGTTTCACATGAAGCGTTTGGAGATGATGGAGACTCTAGCTGCAGGAATGGATGACGGCCAAACCAGAACCACGG GACTGCTGTCAGCACTGTATAGCTTTTACCAGCGTGAGCGTCAGGATGGGTCCCGTGTGTGGCTGTGTTCCGAGTCAGAACACTTTTCCTCCTCAGACGGAGACCGAGGCTGGGGCTGTGGCTACAGAAACTTCCAGATGCTTCTGTCCTCATTAAAGAGACTGGAACAgtacaccacactacacacccttcctg ACTCATTTCCCAGCATCCCGCGGGTGCAGGCTCTGGTCGAATCAGCATGGGCAGAGGGCATCGATCCTCAGGGTGCATCTCAGTTCAACGGGAAACTGAAGGGCACTCGTGCCTGGATTGGAGCCACAGAGATCTACGCTGTACTTACCTCCCTCcaactgag GGCACGTGTCGTAGACTTCCACCAGCCCACCGGTCCAGGTGACACACACCCACGACTTTTCCAGTGGGTCAAGAATTATTTCTCCCTCCCGTCCAGCACAGGTCCCAGAGTTCCACCCAGAGTAGTGAAGACGAACCTGCCACCAATCTACCTCCAACACCAAG gtcaCAGCCGCTCCATAGTTGGTGTGGAAGAGAGGAGGAACGGCAGTATatgtgtggtggtgtttgatCCAGGCTGCTCTCCAGCTGAAATGAGGAAGCTTCTAAATCCAAATGCAAGCTCCACCCACTTTAATCGTCTGCGTAAATTCCCCGCCCACCTCAAACGCCAGCAGTAccaagtggtggtggtggaaggAGTGCTGTCTGAAGAGGAGAAACGG GAGCGTGTTATTAACTCAAGAACATTTCAAGCTGAAAGAATTCCCTAA
- the zufsp gene encoding zinc finger-containing ubiquitin peptidase 1 isoform X4 — MPVCDICSEKLSCDSALKNHLLLTHLEDEVACPLCSLSGVSYDELNFHINTAHSETGREHTPATGEPGYLEGESETGAGLSTVSHLPETHNAVKKQMLRPAGETSGNDGTHEKTREDNMMEPHTSKHRRLSSPSKGRTFSCPLCNLVCTDCFVLQEHVELHLQDQAVSDGAVHVCPMCEVVCDDSCSLQEHVELHLNCSPAGDFYGDMRFAQQLQDEDKRQRKEEEAKREAEEFTKLQRQFGLDNGGGYRKQMERSMERAVSRGHMTPTEFHMKRLEMMETLAAGMDDGQTRTTGLLSALYSFYQRERQDGSRVWLCSESEHFSSSDGDRGWGCGYRNFQMLLSSLKRLEQYTTLHTLPDSFPSIPRVQALVESAWAEGIDPQGASQFNGKLKGTRAWIGATEIYAVLTSLQLRARVVDFHQPTGPGDTHPRLFQWVKNYFSLPSSTGPRVPPRVVKTNLPPIYLQHQGACY; from the exons ATGCCGGTGTGTGATATCTGCAGTGAAAAGCTGTCATGTGACTCGGCGCTGAAGAATCACCTGCTCCTGACACACCTGGAGGATGAAGTGGCATGTCCACTCTGCTCGCTCTCAGGTGTCTCTTACGACGAGCTGAACTTCCATATCAACACAgcacacagtgagacaggtaGGGAACACACACCTGCTACAGGTGAGCCAGGATATCTAGAGGGTGAATCAGAGACAGGAGCAGGTTTATCTACCGTGTCCCACTTACCAGAAACTCATAATGCAGTGAAAAAGCAGATGCTTAGACCTGCAGGAGAAACCAGTGGCAATGATGGAACACATGAAAAGACTCGAGAAGACAATATGATGGAGCCTCACACTTCAAAACACAGACGCTTGTCCTCCCCGAGCAAAG GCAGGACGTTCTCTTGTCCGCTGTGTAATCTGGTCTGCACTGATTGTTTTGTGCTGCAGGAACACGTGGAGCTTCATCTCCAGGACCAAGCTGTTTCGGATG gagCAGTGCATGTGTGTCCCAtgtgtgaggtggtgtgtgaTGACAGCTGTTCTCTGCAGGAACATGTAGAGCTTCACCTGAACTGTAGccctgcag GGGATTTTTATGGAGACATGCGATTTGCTCAGCAGCTGCAGGACGAAGACAAGCGCCAGAGGAAGGAGGAAGAGGCTAAACGTGAGGCTGAGGAGTTCACAAAGCTACAG agGCAGTTTGGGCTGGATAATGGCGGTGGTTATCGTAAGCAGATGGAGAGGAGCATGGAGCGAGCTGTGTCCCGAGGTCACATGACTCCGACTGAGTTTCACATGAAGCGTTTGGAGATGATGGAGACTCTAGCTGCAGGAATGGATGACGGCCAAACCAGAACCACGG GACTGCTGTCAGCACTGTATAGCTTTTACCAGCGTGAGCGTCAGGATGGGTCCCGTGTGTGGCTGTGTTCCGAGTCAGAACACTTTTCCTCCTCAGACGGAGACCGAGGCTGGGGCTGTGGCTACAGAAACTTCCAGATGCTTCTGTCCTCATTAAAGAGACTGGAACAgtacaccacactacacacccttcctg ACTCATTTCCCAGCATCCCGCGGGTGCAGGCTCTGGTCGAATCAGCATGGGCAGAGGGCATCGATCCTCAGGGTGCATCTCAGTTCAACGGGAAACTGAAGGGCACTCGTGCCTGGATTGGAGCCACAGAGATCTACGCTGTACTTACCTCCCTCcaactgag GGCACGTGTCGTAGACTTCCACCAGCCCACCGGTCCAGGTGACACACACCCACGACTTTTCCAGTGGGTCAAGAATTATTTCTCCCTCCCGTCCAGCACAGGTCCCAGAGTTCCACCCAGAGTAGTGAAGACGAACCTGCCACCAATCTACCTCCAACACCAAG GAGCGTGTTATTAA